One Pseudomonas syringae CC1557 genomic window, AGACTGCCTGCATCGAGAAGTATCAGGACAAGGAGGGCAAACTGGCCCTCGGCGGTACCTGCCTGAACGTGGGTTGCATTCCTTCCAAGGCACTGCTCGACAGCTCCTGGAAATTCTACGAAGCCAAGAACGGTTTCAGCGTGCACGGTATCTCGACGTCTGAAGTGAACATCGATGTACCGGCCATGATCGGCCGCAAGTCGACCATCGTCAAAGGCCTGACCGGCGGCGTCGCCAGCCTGTTCAAAGCCAATGGCGTGACCACTTTGCAGGGCCACGGCAAACTGCTGGCCGGCAAGAAGGTCGAGCTGACCGCGGCCGACGGTACTGTCGAAATCATCGAAGCGGACCATGTGATCCTGGCTTCGGGTTCGCGTCCTATCGACATTCCGCCAGCTCCGGTTGACCAGAAAGTCATCGTCGATTCGACCGGTGCTCTTGAATTCCAACAGGTTCCACAGCGTCTGGGCGTGATCGGCGCTGGCGTGATCGGCCTGGAACTGGGTTCTGTCTGGGCTCGCCTGGGTGCTCAGGTTACCGTTCTGGAAGCGCTGGAGAAGTTCATCCCTGCAGCTGACGAAGCGGTTTCCAAGGAAGCACTGAAAACCTTCAACAAGCAGGGTCTGGACATCAAGCTGGGCGCTCGCGTGACCGGTTCCAAGGTTAATGGCGAAGAAGTGGTTGTCAGCTATACCGACGCTGCCGGCGAACAGTCGATCACCTTTGACCGTCTGATCGTGGCCGTTGGCCGTCGCCCTGTGACCACCGATCTGCTGGCAGCCGACAGTGGCGTCGATCTCGACGAGCGCGGCTTCATCTACGTCGATGACTACTGCACCACCAGCGTCCCGGGCGTTTATGCCATCGGTGACGTGGTTCGTGGCCTGATGCTGGCCCACAAGGCTTCGGAAGAAGGCATCATGGTTGTCGAGCGCATCAAGGGCCACAAGGCCCAGATGAACTACAACCTGGTTCCGTCGGTTATCTACACCCACCCGGAAATCGCCTGGGTAGGCAAGACCGAACAG contains:
- the lpdA gene encoding dihydrolipoyl dehydrogenase codes for the protein MSQKFDVVVIGAGPGGYVAAIKAAQLGLKTACIEKYQDKEGKLALGGTCLNVGCIPSKALLDSSWKFYEAKNGFSVHGISTSEVNIDVPAMIGRKSTIVKGLTGGVASLFKANGVTTLQGHGKLLAGKKVELTAADGTVEIIEADHVILASGSRPIDIPPAPVDQKVIVDSTGALEFQQVPQRLGVIGAGVIGLELGSVWARLGAQVTVLEALEKFIPAADEAVSKEALKTFNKQGLDIKLGARVTGSKVNGEEVVVSYTDAAGEQSITFDRLIVAVGRRPVTTDLLAADSGVDLDERGFIYVDDYCTTSVPGVYAIGDVVRGLMLAHKASEEGIMVVERIKGHKAQMNYNLVPSVIYTHPEIAWVGKTEQTLKAEGVEVNVGTFPFAASGRAMAANDTGGFVKIIADAKTDRVLGVHVIGPSAAELVQQGAIAMEFGSSAEDIGMMVFSHPTLSEALHEAALAVNGGAIHIQNRKKR